The following are encoded together in the Gordonia insulae genome:
- a CDS encoding SDR family NAD(P)-dependent oxidoreductase, which produces MTAHPQTQSASIQDFFRLDGRVAIVTGAGSGLGAGIAVALAESGADVVITGRRPDPLTSVAEDIRRLGRRALPVPTDVTDPEQCDASVRGTLEEFGRVDILVNNAGVTHTSPATRERPDDFRSVLDVNLLGSYWMAQACARVMEPGSSIVNVASMLGLIASSLPQAAYTSSKAGVIGLTRDLSQQWSGRKGIRVNSIAPGFVETDMIAQMTDQTRSEFLRGCPMGRMGTQREIDAAVVFLAGPGASYITGSTLAVDGGTSGH; this is translated from the coding sequence ATGACCGCGCACCCACAGACACAGTCCGCGTCGATCCAGGATTTCTTCCGGCTCGACGGTCGGGTCGCGATCGTGACAGGTGCCGGCTCGGGACTCGGCGCCGGGATCGCCGTCGCGCTGGCCGAGTCGGGTGCCGACGTCGTCATCACCGGACGACGACCCGATCCGCTGACGTCCGTCGCGGAGGACATCCGCCGACTCGGCCGTCGCGCCCTGCCCGTGCCGACAGACGTGACCGACCCCGAGCAGTGCGACGCAAGCGTGCGCGGAACGTTGGAGGAGTTCGGCCGGGTCGACATCCTGGTCAACAATGCCGGCGTCACGCATACGTCGCCCGCGACACGGGAACGCCCCGACGACTTCCGCTCGGTACTCGACGTGAATCTGCTCGGGAGCTATTGGATGGCGCAGGCATGCGCGCGGGTGATGGAGCCCGGCTCCAGCATCGTGAACGTGGCCAGCATGCTCGGCCTGATCGCGTCGTCACTGCCCCAGGCTGCATACACCTCGAGCAAGGCCGGTGTCATTGGTCTGACGCGGGACCTGTCACAACAATGGTCGGGGCGTAAAGGGATTCGGGTCAACTCGATCGCACCCGGATTCGTCGAGACCGACATGATCGCGCAGATGACCGATCAGACTCGCAGCGAGTTCCTCCGCGGCTGCCCCATGGGCCGGATGGGCACCCAGCGCGAGATCGACGCCGCCGTGGTCTTTCTCGCGGGGCCGGGCGCCTCGTACATCACCGGATCGACCCTCGCCGTGGACGGCGGCACGTCGGGTCACTGA
- a CDS encoding Gfo/Idh/MocA family protein, giving the protein MATMIRIATIGTSTITRSFIDAAASVPEVAVTTVFSRDAQRSAEFASETGVAGSSSDLDQLLASSDIDAVYIASPNGIHGAQTLEVIEAGKHVLVEKPAVPTAAEFGRLVDAASGAGVILLEAMRNCYDPALFELAELIPDLGVLRRASLAYCQRSARYDKVLAGERVNIFDPAMAGGALLDLGVYPIAAMVRLFGDPSRVFAASVSIPGGADGAGVALAVYDGFVVDLSYSKITASDRVNEIQGELGTLTFDHVAEPRSARLSLLDGTVTDHVFDGPRNNMVHEIRRFADLVDSLGDASPDHARTLATMRVVELIQAVG; this is encoded by the coding sequence ATGGCCACCATGATCCGGATCGCCACCATCGGTACCAGCACGATCACCCGCTCGTTCATCGATGCGGCCGCGTCCGTGCCGGAGGTGGCGGTGACCACCGTCTTCTCCCGCGATGCGCAACGCTCGGCGGAGTTCGCGAGCGAGACCGGGGTCGCCGGATCGAGTTCCGATCTGGATCAACTTCTTGCCTCATCGGACATCGATGCCGTCTATATCGCTTCCCCCAACGGGATTCACGGTGCACAGACGCTCGAGGTCATCGAGGCCGGGAAACATGTGCTGGTCGAGAAGCCGGCGGTGCCGACCGCCGCCGAGTTCGGTCGGCTCGTCGATGCGGCGTCCGGCGCCGGGGTGATCCTGCTCGAGGCCATGCGCAATTGCTATGACCCGGCCCTGTTCGAACTCGCCGAGCTGATCCCGGATCTCGGCGTCCTTCGCCGGGCGTCGCTGGCCTATTGTCAGCGGTCGGCCCGTTACGACAAGGTCCTCGCCGGCGAGCGTGTCAACATCTTCGACCCGGCGATGGCCGGCGGAGCGTTGCTGGATCTCGGTGTGTACCCTATCGCAGCGATGGTGAGACTGTTCGGTGATCCGTCGCGCGTGTTTGCCGCGTCGGTGTCGATCCCGGGTGGTGCGGACGGGGCCGGCGTGGCGCTGGCCGTCTACGACGGTTTCGTGGTGGATCTCTCGTACTCGAAGATCACCGCATCCGATCGGGTCAACGAGATCCAGGGGGAACTCGGCACCCTCACGTTCGACCACGTCGCCGAGCCGAGATCTGCGCGATTGTCGTTGCTGGACGGCACGGTCACCGACCACGTCTTCGACGGGCCACGGAACAACATGGTCCACGAGATCCGCCGGTTCGCGGATCTCGTGGACTCCTTGGGTGACGCCTCACCCGACCATGCGCGCACCCTTGCCACGATGCGGGTTGTCGAGTTGATTCAAGCGGTGGGCTGA
- a CDS encoding GNAT family N-acetyltransferase, whose protein sequence is MISYEWRPKLSDDDLDAVLELVAAATDYDEEAGFAHIDPEIVRAADDGSGTVRHLAIKARRDLGPQEDGPMVVVAYLHLFVDDEGLGTVSYVVHPDYRSRGITTLLVEEIGLDVGGVRGWDGSGATALRCWAYSTHPASERLTKRFDVPAVSRQWTVVRHLTGPFALPIDRPEIPDGLVVGEPRELAGGDAAVVDILGRAALPDAQRERLESDVGRGGGQVIEARDDAGRIVGFVWYSTDQRIHLELRAAPVHAVVLDPGARGRGLGGVLLVAAMERQKDAGVQVSMLRIDPDDASAVRMCRLLGFEQEDAHSCYQVGETSNPPPAFS, encoded by the coding sequence ATGATCTCGTACGAGTGGCGTCCGAAGCTGTCCGACGACGACCTCGATGCAGTCCTCGAACTCGTCGCCGCCGCGACCGACTACGACGAGGAAGCCGGCTTCGCCCATATCGACCCTGAGATCGTCCGGGCCGCCGACGACGGCAGCGGGACCGTCCGCCACCTGGCGATCAAGGCCCGCCGTGATCTGGGTCCGCAGGAGGACGGTCCGATGGTCGTCGTCGCCTACCTCCACCTGTTCGTCGACGACGAAGGACTCGGCACGGTGTCCTACGTGGTTCATCCCGACTACCGTTCCCGCGGCATCACCACGTTGCTCGTCGAAGAGATCGGACTGGACGTCGGCGGTGTGCGTGGCTGGGACGGCTCGGGTGCAACGGCGTTGCGGTGCTGGGCATACTCGACCCACCCGGCGTCGGAGCGCCTCACGAAACGCTTCGATGTCCCCGCGGTCAGTCGCCAGTGGACGGTGGTCCGGCATCTGACCGGACCGTTTGCCCTGCCGATCGACCGACCCGAGATCCCCGACGGCCTCGTCGTCGGAGAGCCCCGAGAGCTTGCCGGCGGGGACGCCGCGGTCGTCGACATCCTCGGTCGTGCGGCACTTCCCGACGCACAACGCGAACGGCTCGAGTCCGATGTCGGTCGGGGCGGGGGGCAGGTGATCGAGGCGCGTGACGACGCCGGTCGGATCGTCGGGTTCGTCTGGTATTCGACTGATCAGCGAATCCACCTGGAACTCCGTGCTGCGCCCGTCCATGCCGTCGTCCTCGACCCGGGCGCGCGTGGCCGCGGCCTCGGCGGCGTGTTGCTGGTGGCGGCCATGGAGCGGCAGAAAGATGCCGGTGTCCAGGTCTCGATGTTGCGGATCGATCCCGACGATGCCTCGGCCGTGCGGATGTGCCGGTTGCTGGGGTTCGAGCAGGAGGACGCGCACTCCTGCTATCAGGTCGGTGAGACCAGCAATCCGCCACCGGCTTTCTCGTGA
- a CDS encoding MFS transporter, with the protein MTGEGSARSSRRVVVALCCAVMTLSVLQAAVVPVIPTMTDQLSVGPTAIGWVLTANLLSAAVCTPVLGRIADRRGGRPVLIGTLVVVVVGSVLCVVAPSLPVLIVGRVLQGSAFAIFPIGVAVLRMIMDERRLTHAIGLMSGIMAGGAGLGMVAAGVLVAGDGSYRRVFWMLLALAITSLVLVGAAVPRTPTPESTGRGFDVVGAVLLAIGLCALLIALAEGPRRGPILMVPLALGGLGCLVLWYVHERRTPDPLVPPGSLSGRGVTPAHIAAVLVGAAMYVQFLGIAQFVQADPEVTGYGFGVSVFGASVAFLLPGSIAGVIAAALSGRLIHRFRASRVLAAVCACGVVAFAMLAVGRDQPWQLIVAAVVVNIFVSGAYATLPSLLTDAVPASETATVNGVNAIARIIGSSIASATVASLFATMTGVGHELASAAAYTVVFVIGGLAAGAAGVIGLSSRPRPRGSDTRDAPVAAVVARPTS; encoded by the coding sequence ATGACGGGTGAGGGCAGCGCACGGTCGTCGCGCCGTGTGGTCGTGGCGCTGTGCTGCGCCGTCATGACCCTGTCGGTTCTGCAGGCCGCAGTCGTTCCGGTGATCCCGACGATGACCGATCAACTGTCGGTCGGGCCGACGGCGATCGGCTGGGTCCTCACCGCAAATCTCTTGTCGGCGGCGGTGTGTACGCCCGTGCTCGGCCGGATCGCCGACCGTCGCGGTGGGCGGCCGGTGTTGATCGGCACCCTGGTGGTGGTCGTCGTCGGTTCGGTGTTGTGCGTGGTGGCGCCGAGCCTGCCCGTCCTGATCGTCGGCCGGGTGCTGCAGGGTTCGGCGTTCGCCATCTTCCCGATCGGTGTGGCGGTCCTGCGGATGATCATGGACGAGCGTCGCCTCACCCACGCGATCGGGCTGATGTCGGGGATCATGGCCGGTGGTGCCGGGCTGGGCATGGTGGCGGCAGGCGTCCTGGTCGCCGGTGACGGGTCCTACCGCCGGGTCTTCTGGATGCTGCTGGCGCTCGCGATCACCTCTCTGGTCCTGGTCGGCGCAGCGGTTCCCCGGACCCCGACACCCGAGTCGACCGGTCGCGGGTTCGACGTCGTGGGAGCGGTTCTCCTGGCGATCGGATTGTGCGCGTTGCTGATCGCCCTGGCGGAAGGGCCCCGACGCGGTCCGATCCTGATGGTCCCGCTCGCTCTCGGAGGACTGGGCTGCCTCGTCCTCTGGTACGTCCACGAGCGGCGCACTCCGGATCCACTGGTGCCGCCCGGATCTCTTTCGGGCCGAGGCGTCACCCCTGCCCACATCGCCGCGGTGCTGGTCGGTGCGGCGATGTACGTCCAGTTCCTCGGGATCGCACAGTTCGTCCAAGCGGATCCCGAGGTGACCGGATACGGGTTCGGGGTCAGCGTCTTCGGGGCGAGTGTGGCGTTTCTGCTGCCCGGGTCCATCGCGGGGGTGATCGCGGCCGCACTGAGTGGGCGTCTGATCCATCGATTCCGTGCTTCCCGTGTTCTCGCCGCTGTGTGCGCCTGCGGCGTCGTCGCATTCGCGATGCTCGCCGTGGGGCGCGATCAGCCGTGGCAACTCATCGTCGCGGCAGTGGTGGTCAACATCTTCGTGAGCGGCGCGTACGCGACCCTGCCGTCGCTGCTCACCGATGCGGTCCCCGCATCCGAGACGGCAACCGTCAACGGTGTCAACGCGATTGCGCGGATCATCGGTAGCTCTATCGCGAGCGCTACGGTTGCGTCATTGTTCGCCACGATGACGGGAGTCGGCCACGAGCTCGCGTCTGCGGCGGCGTACACGGTGGTCTTCGTGATCGGCGGGCTGGCGGCCGGTGCGGCGGGCGTGATCGGGTTGTCGTCTCGACCACGCCCGCGCGGATCGGACACCCGCGACGCGCCGGTGGCCGCCGTTGTGGCGAGGCCTACTTCTTGA
- a CDS encoding acyl-CoA dehydrogenase family protein, with the protein MQSDLFDADHELFGESVRGFVTKNVVPNLEKWDADRLIDRETWRAAGAQGILGLAAPAEYGGPGETDYRFRVVIQSEIARVGASALQSGFSTNDDIVLNYLLRHADDEQKRRWVPGFVTGETIGAIAMSEPGAGSDLRAVTTTARRSGDDWVINGSKTFITSGILADLVIVFAKTDTEAGSRGFSLFVVEDGMPGFTRGRKLDKVGLHAQDTAELSFDDVRVPMENLLGEEGAGFAYLMQSLPLERLGIGIAAQMSAEAVLGWTLDYVKERTAFGKRIGEFQGLGFTLADLQTSVEVSRAYLDRCVREHNKGTLTAVDAAKAKLWATELQGRVVDAGVQLHGGYGYMMEYPVAKAYIDSRIQRIYGGTNEIMKEIIHRDLIKK; encoded by the coding sequence ATGCAGAGTGATCTCTTCGACGCCGACCACGAACTCTTCGGAGAATCGGTCCGCGGTTTCGTGACCAAGAACGTCGTACCCAACCTCGAGAAATGGGATGCCGACCGCCTGATCGACCGGGAGACGTGGCGCGCTGCCGGCGCCCAGGGAATTCTCGGGCTCGCGGCGCCCGCAGAGTACGGGGGCCCCGGCGAGACCGACTACCGATTCCGGGTCGTCATCCAGTCGGAGATCGCGAGAGTCGGCGCCTCCGCACTTCAGTCCGGGTTCTCCACCAACGACGACATCGTCTTAAACTACCTTCTCCGGCACGCCGACGACGAGCAGAAACGACGGTGGGTGCCCGGTTTCGTCACCGGCGAGACGATCGGCGCCATCGCGATGTCGGAACCGGGCGCGGGCAGTGACCTGCGCGCCGTCACCACAACGGCTCGACGTTCCGGTGACGATTGGGTCATCAACGGGTCGAAGACGTTCATCACCAGCGGCATCCTCGCCGATCTGGTGATCGTCTTCGCGAAGACCGATACCGAGGCCGGCTCCCGGGGTTTCAGCTTGTTCGTCGTCGAGGACGGGATGCCCGGCTTCACCCGGGGCCGCAAGCTCGACAAGGTCGGCCTGCATGCGCAGGACACCGCGGAACTCTCGTTCGACGACGTCCGTGTCCCGATGGAGAATCTGCTCGGCGAGGAAGGTGCGGGCTTCGCGTACCTCATGCAGAGCCTCCCGCTGGAACGCCTCGGCATCGGGATCGCTGCGCAGATGTCGGCGGAGGCAGTGCTCGGCTGGACGCTCGACTACGTCAAGGAGCGCACTGCGTTCGGGAAGCGGATCGGCGAGTTCCAGGGCCTCGGCTTCACCCTCGCCGACCTGCAGACCTCCGTCGAGGTCTCCCGCGCATACCTCGACCGCTGCGTCCGCGAACACAACAAGGGAACTCTCACCGCAGTCGATGCGGCCAAGGCCAAGTTGTGGGCGACCGAGCTGCAGGGCCGTGTCGTCGATGCCGGTGTGCAGTTGCACGGCGGATACGGCTACATGATGGAGTACCCGGTGGCCAAGGCCTACATCGACTCTCGGATCCAACGAATCTACGGTGGCACCAACGAGATCATGAAAGAGATCATCCACCGGGATCTGATCAAGAAGTAG
- a CDS encoding DUF3159 domain-containing protein — MIDQRRRDDEPDTGQLILDQLGGTSGMIYTAIPVVVFVIANSVAPLPITIGVAIAVAIAIAVLRVVRGEPVMTALGGVFGVIAAGAVAGATGSADGYFLIGIWASLAGAVITGASLVARRPLTGLLWNALHGNRYRWRQDRPVLRAHDIATLTLTVLFTARFIVQDQLYDADATGWLGVSRIGMGFPLLALALVVVVWAFRRSTRRLADDGENTAQPTA, encoded by the coding sequence ATGATCGATCAGAGACGACGCGACGACGAGCCGGACACCGGCCAACTGATCCTCGACCAACTCGGCGGAACCTCCGGGATGATCTACACGGCAATCCCCGTCGTTGTTTTCGTCATCGCCAACAGTGTTGCGCCGCTGCCGATCACGATCGGCGTGGCCATCGCCGTCGCCATCGCGATCGCAGTGTTGCGGGTCGTCCGTGGCGAGCCGGTGATGACCGCCCTCGGTGGCGTGTTCGGAGTGATCGCCGCGGGCGCCGTGGCCGGCGCGACCGGATCGGCCGACGGCTACTTCCTCATCGGCATCTGGGCGAGCCTCGCCGGAGCAGTCATCACCGGGGCCTCGCTAGTCGCCCGACGACCCCTGACCGGACTGCTGTGGAACGCTCTGCACGGCAACAGGTATCGGTGGCGGCAGGACCGTCCGGTGCTCCGTGCCCACGACATCGCGACGCTGACACTGACCGTGCTGTTCACCGCCCGGTTCATCGTGCAGGACCAGCTCTACGACGCCGACGCGACCGGCTGGCTCGGGGTGTCGCGGATCGGCATGGGATTCCCGTTGCTGGCACTGGCTCTCGTGGTCGTCGTCTGGGCGTTCCGCCGCTCCACACGCCGACTGGCCGATGACGGCGAGAACACGGCTCAGCCCACCGCTTGA
- a CDS encoding VOC family protein — translation MTASTWGPITQTAWVVEDIEATEDFLSQLCGAGAWTRMADIEFGTGCTYRGEPADFAAHISLSYIGDMQLELIQPTRGESIYTEFLRTSGPGLHHICFEPEDFDDAVSDAAGTGVAVVQSGDMGGAMRFAYLDARHAGVPCIELAEIGPDMRALYEQIKSRSSQS, via the coding sequence ATGACCGCATCGACATGGGGCCCGATCACTCAGACAGCGTGGGTCGTCGAGGACATCGAAGCAACAGAGGACTTTCTGTCACAGTTGTGCGGCGCGGGTGCATGGACCCGGATGGCCGACATCGAGTTCGGTACGGGTTGTACCTATCGGGGCGAGCCTGCAGACTTCGCAGCCCACATCTCGCTGTCCTACATCGGCGACATGCAGCTCGAGTTGATCCAGCCGACGCGCGGCGAGAGTATCTACACCGAGTTCCTTCGTACCTCCGGTCCGGGCCTCCACCACATCTGTTTCGAGCCCGAGGACTTCGATGACGCGGTGTCCGACGCCGCAGGCACCGGTGTCGCGGTTGTCCAATCAGGAGACATGGGAGGCGCGATGCGATTCGCCTACCTCGACGCGCGGCACGCAGGGGTGCCCTGCATCGAACTCGCCGAGATCGGGCCGGACATGCGCGCGTTGTACGAGCAGATCAAATCGCGATCGTCCCAAAGCTAA
- a CDS encoding crotonase/enoyl-CoA hydratase family protein, whose protein sequence is MNTTDAHESVVRYDVRDHVAIVTLNRPDALNAVNSALSIAAGAALERAADDKDVRVVVLTGAGRAFCAGADLKEIASGRRIDDPDHREWDFAGIVRHWIPKPIIAAVNGFALGGGTEIVLAADLAVIDEEASVGLPEVRRGLIAAAGGLLRIHRQVPQKIAAEIALTGRPVSAPRAYELGLVNAVAPAGTALDVALVLAAVIAANAPVAVEESKRVMHETSKSQRGWDDDSWAVNRAAIRKVFASEDAKEGPRAFAEKRAPKWSGT, encoded by the coding sequence ATGAACACCACCGATGCACACGAATCCGTTGTCCGATACGACGTGCGTGATCACGTCGCCATCGTCACGCTGAACCGGCCGGATGCTCTGAACGCCGTCAACTCGGCACTGTCGATCGCGGCGGGTGCTGCTCTGGAGCGTGCCGCCGACGACAAGGACGTCCGGGTGGTCGTCCTGACCGGTGCCGGCCGGGCATTCTGTGCGGGAGCGGATCTCAAGGAGATCGCGTCGGGTCGCCGGATCGACGACCCGGATCATCGCGAGTGGGATTTCGCAGGCATTGTGCGCCACTGGATCCCCAAGCCGATCATCGCCGCCGTCAACGGATTCGCCCTGGGAGGCGGCACCGAGATCGTCCTGGCTGCCGACCTCGCCGTCATTGACGAGGAGGCCTCGGTGGGTTTGCCCGAGGTTCGGCGAGGACTCATCGCCGCGGCCGGTGGACTTCTCAGGATCCACCGTCAGGTTCCACAGAAGATAGCCGCGGAGATCGCGCTCACCGGCCGACCGGTCTCTGCGCCGCGGGCTTACGAACTGGGCCTGGTCAATGCGGTCGCTCCCGCGGGGACCGCCCTCGATGTCGCGCTCGTACTCGCCGCTGTGATCGCCGCCAACGCACCGGTCGCCGTGGAGGAGAGCAAGCGCGTCATGCACGAGACGTCGAAGTCGCAGCGCGGCTGGGACGACGATTCGTGGGCGGTCAACCGAGCCGCGATTCGTAAGGTGTTCGCAAGTGAGGATGCCAAGGAAGGTCCGCGGGCGTTTGCCGAGAAGCGTGCTCCGAAGTGGTCGGGGACGTGA
- a CDS encoding PDR/VanB family oxidoreductase, which produces MAQNPEHVHHKMQVVTKESVADGVVSLSLADPDGGTVPDWQPGSHIDLVLDDDTIRQYSLCGEVSDRSRLRIAILRESGGRGGSRRVHDEVEVGDIIDVKGPRNHFPLVDNSAYLFVAGGIGITPLIPMIAQAESSGAEWTLLFGGRTRSGMAFAHDLAERHPDQVLVRPQDEFGLLDLAAALQTVQPGTAVYCCGPEPLLDATESLCATRDDIELHVERFAPKARVDTDTAGTTFEVVLGEGGREITVGEDESVLDALLREGVDADFSCREGTCGTCETGVLEGVPDHRDSVLTDEEQAENDCMMVCVSRSCSKRLVLDL; this is translated from the coding sequence ATGGCCCAGAACCCGGAGCATGTCCACCACAAGATGCAGGTGGTCACCAAGGAGTCGGTGGCCGACGGTGTGGTCTCTCTGAGCTTGGCCGACCCCGACGGCGGCACGGTGCCCGACTGGCAACCCGGATCGCACATCGACCTGGTCCTCGACGATGACACGATCCGCCAGTACTCCCTGTGCGGAGAGGTCTCCGACCGCTCCCGACTCCGGATCGCCATCCTGCGCGAGTCCGGCGGTCGAGGTGGATCCCGACGCGTACACGACGAGGTCGAGGTCGGCGACATCATCGACGTCAAGGGTCCGCGCAATCACTTTCCCCTCGTTGACAATTCCGCATATCTTTTCGTCGCCGGGGGTATCGGTATCACCCCTCTGATCCCGATGATCGCGCAGGCGGAGTCGTCGGGCGCCGAGTGGACTCTTCTGTTCGGCGGGCGAACCCGATCGGGGATGGCCTTCGCGCACGACCTGGCAGAGCGCCATCCGGACCAGGTTCTGGTGCGGCCGCAAGACGAGTTCGGACTGCTCGACCTCGCGGCCGCTCTGCAGACGGTGCAGCCAGGGACCGCGGTGTACTGCTGTGGTCCCGAGCCGTTGCTCGATGCCACGGAGTCCCTGTGTGCTACACGCGACGACATCGAATTGCATGTCGAACGATTCGCGCCGAAGGCGCGAGTCGACACCGACACGGCCGGAACGACATTCGAGGTGGTACTCGGCGAAGGTGGACGCGAGATCACCGTCGGGGAGGACGAATCCGTGCTGGACGCACTGCTGCGTGAGGGCGTCGACGCCGACTTCTCCTGCCGGGAGGGCACCTGCGGTACGTGCGAGACCGGGGTGTTGGAAGGCGTTCCGGATCACCGTGATTCGGTGTTGACCGACGAGGAACAGGCCGAGAACGACTGCATGATGGTCTGTGTCTCACGGAGTTGTTCCAAGCGACTGGTTCTCGACCTATGA
- a CDS encoding ecdysteroid 22-kinase family protein, producing MTNVEPATLALPYTIEELTPAWVSAALSGSGGRVVVTDVAISRVIWGSATKAFATLTFETNERGIPSQVCIKGGFDERSRAFGLGPAYELEGHFYRDLAPGFVAEVPASFYSETEDDQGVIIMEDLTTRGAQFGQATDLWSVDEVAATLEVQAKWHAALWGSTQGDHSWLPIGAKAAREAFKVMLSPDQFYPLIGRSEIPDLSDGLRDDARVRAGFAKLWEHDDAATHTINHGDAHFAQLYRIPGSAPAFLDWQTACLAPWAHDVSYFLGSALSIEDRRDRERELLRHYVSSLAGNGGPQLGDDDAWYEYRLHTLHGFAWMCVPTVMQPSDVVQAMAHRYGAALEDHDPIGMLLG from the coding sequence ATGACGAATGTTGAACCCGCCACGCTTGCCCTTCCATATACGATCGAGGAGCTCACGCCGGCCTGGGTGAGTGCCGCACTGAGCGGCAGCGGAGGTCGGGTTGTGGTTACCGACGTCGCGATATCACGAGTGATCTGGGGTTCGGCCACCAAGGCGTTCGCGACTCTGACCTTCGAAACCAATGAGCGGGGAATCCCATCTCAGGTTTGTATAAAGGGGGGCTTCGACGAACGCAGCCGGGCATTCGGACTGGGGCCTGCGTACGAACTCGAGGGCCACTTCTACCGCGATCTGGCTCCGGGCTTCGTCGCAGAGGTCCCGGCGAGTTTCTATTCTGAGACCGAGGACGACCAGGGCGTGATCATCATGGAGGATCTCACGACGCGCGGCGCGCAGTTCGGTCAGGCGACGGATCTGTGGTCGGTCGACGAGGTCGCGGCAACTCTCGAAGTTCAGGCCAAGTGGCATGCCGCACTCTGGGGTAGCACTCAAGGCGATCACTCGTGGCTGCCGATCGGTGCCAAAGCGGCCCGCGAGGCGTTCAAAGTCATGCTGAGCCCGGATCAGTTCTATCCATTGATCGGGCGTTCGGAGATTCCCGACCTCTCTGATGGCCTTCGCGACGACGCGCGTGTGCGAGCGGGATTCGCAAAGTTGTGGGAGCACGATGACGCCGCGACTCACACGATCAACCATGGGGATGCCCATTTTGCCCAGTTGTATCGCATTCCGGGAAGCGCGCCGGCATTCCTCGATTGGCAGACGGCGTGTCTGGCGCCGTGGGCGCATGATGTCTCGTATTTCCTCGGCTCCGCTCTGTCGATCGAGGATCGACGTGATCGCGAGCGAGAATTGTTGCGCCACTACGTATCTTCGCTGGCCGGTAATGGTGGTCCGCAGCTTGGTGACGACGATGCCTGGTACGAGTACCGCTTGCACACTTTGCACGGGTTCGCCTGGATGTGCGTACCGACGGTGATGCAGCCGTCGGACGTTGTCCAGGCGATGGCGCACAGGTACGGCGCGGCGTTGGAAGACCATGATCCGATCGGCATGCTGCTGGGCTGA
- a CDS encoding alpha/beta fold hydrolase: protein MPDTTTAVRLRGDGVTLAADRWDPVDPPRKGIALLLHGGGQTRHSWQHTGRRLADHGWTAITIDARGHGESDWADDGDYSISAHARDLAAVVAGLDSRPVLVGASLGGMTSLIAQGTDPTLARALVLVDITPRAEPEGLEKISSFMHDGLAGFDSLEDAAAAVSAYNPHRRRPPRPDGLRKNLRLRDGRWYWHWDPRVLTDRANGPENAGVREEQARDAARSITVPTLLIRGAQSDVVSAEGARDLLELIPAARQIDVSGAGHMVSGDDNDVLSEGLIEFLDDV, encoded by the coding sequence ATGCCAGACACCACAACAGCCGTCCGGCTCCGCGGTGACGGGGTCACCTTGGCTGCTGACCGGTGGGATCCCGTGGACCCGCCGCGCAAGGGGATCGCGCTCCTTCTCCACGGCGGCGGTCAGACGCGACACTCCTGGCAGCACACCGGCCGACGACTCGCCGATCATGGCTGGACCGCGATCACGATCGATGCCCGCGGCCACGGCGAGAGCGACTGGGCCGACGACGGCGACTACTCGATCTCGGCTCACGCCCGCGACCTGGCCGCCGTTGTGGCAGGACTTGATTCCCGCCCGGTACTCGTCGGCGCGTCACTCGGAGGGATGACCTCGCTGATCGCGCAGGGCACCGACCCGACACTCGCCCGCGCGCTCGTCCTCGTCGACATCACCCCCCGTGCGGAACCCGAAGGGCTGGAGAAGATCAGCTCGTTCATGCACGACGGACTGGCCGGCTTCGATTCGCTGGAGGACGCCGCAGCCGCGGTCTCCGCCTACAACCCCCATCGCCGGCGCCCGCCACGGCCGGACGGCCTCCGGAAGAACCTGCGACTGCGCGACGGCCGGTGGTACTGGCACTGGGACCCGAGAGTGCTCACCGATCGCGCCAACGGACCGGAGAACGCCGGCGTCCGCGAGGAACAGGCGCGCGACGCCGCCCGGTCGATCACGGTACCGACCCTCCTGATCCGCGGTGCCCAGTCCGACGTCGTCAGCGCTGAGGGAGCACGCGATCTGCTGGAGCTGATCCCCGCTGCGCGGCAGATCGACGTCAGCGGTGCCGGGCACATGGTCAGCGGAGACGACAACGATGTCCTCAGCGAGGGACTCATCGAGTTCCTCGACGACGTGTGA